Genomic segment of Triticum aestivum cultivar Chinese Spring chromosome 6A, IWGSC CS RefSeq v2.1, whole genome shotgun sequence:
gcctttcaagttaaagtttatggcttcagaaaaggcagcaaggaagggtggcagaaagcgtcgtggtgagacctccagagatctgccagatgaactctcagaaatgtacaagacagatcctgaagaggattacagtcagcgcaagacccgaacccaatggattcgaagatattgggcagagcaatggttcaaatacagatttgtgacccaggagtatgctgagaaaaacgccatcaagagaccatggggagacatcctattcaagaatcttctacccaggtccagagatgaagccattgctcaaggcttctatccatgcatggtccgtggaccacagcctgctgatgcacactcgtcgtcactgctatggtatCGTGatgacaatctattcaagcgcaacttccagtttgctcaaaactctgcgaagcagaacaagaagacttttgggttagacttcaaccctggtccctcatctccaagggcagatggcacacgacatgcagaacccaatgtcatcggtcctttcgccaaccttgaaggcctcatcacctacatcttggttcaagggactgcagtgaatgagcctgcagctgacattgagtctgatgacgcgcctgcagtgccgaagccaaagcagttgaagaagccaaaagcttcaaagccggccccttcaccaaaaatctcaaaggcgaagccattggcgactgcacctcctgaagacggtgtgcagtctgaagacttatcacgcgtctcaaggccctagaaggccaagatgcctctgtctcacactggcaaagagctaacagccgatgccattctgcgcaacgacgacattgatctgtcaagtgatgaagatcttgcagatgacgctcttgagcaactcatcaagagcaaagaagaagcagaaatcttcaatgacctgCCTATCTTTGATGTCatcatcatccacaacttcattgacgagtggtttgacacgccaaacatcagctttgaagatctgcagctacccattggcctcagtgtcgccttccaaggcgccattgcttcagaacttgctattgcccagcgcattgttgagctgaagcagaagattgactatgaaaaggctcagttcaagaagcatatggccaatctcagcgtgcaagaagtgaagaacttcaagacaatgatgcacaagctcaaggaagcctttgtgaagaaccATGCAGAAGCTctgggttcgcgtgagcgcatgaagactctggctgacagatgtgtgcaagcctataatgaggctgagaagtgcaaggcacttgggcgtcctggcatcgaccccagaatggccgcaaagaagaagaagaagcctgctacggctgaatctgatgcaccaaggcaagaagcagttccgattgtcttcccaacaagaatgactggctcgaagccaaagagccggtcaatagcttcagagctcaagaagacaagaactgctgaggctgaagccaggaagaggaaacactctgaagactctcctactgcccccaccaagaaaaagcgaaaaaccaagaaagctcgggctgctcccacagagcccttgatagttgaacccatttctatggttcatcctgacgcagaacgtcaactgacagttcatgagcctacttccacagaggctcctgaagctgaagacattccagcagctgatcccatcgctgctgaagacattggtcatcatgacaatgtagaagatgatgcagtccttcctcagttagaaaacagcgaactcatcagcattggtcgtccactaacgccaattgcacaggatgcttcatgggcggatcgcccacaagaggaagaagactatgaggcccagcccactccaactccacaggcgtcatctgcgttccgcaggcttcgcaaaggtccaaggcctcaagtctctgctgaagacattccagctgcatcagccgcagaagaagaagtgccacaagatcccactcccctgctccaccaagaagcagttctccaggagagcgtgcctgtgaccgaccctccagctagtcaagtggaggatgaaaatcttgaggctgccacaaccaacaacgaagctaatgtggagccctcccaagcaaaagcttcagaagacagcgaagccactgatcccgctacTTCTGTTCCTAAGTCTGCTgtcggtccccaattcaactatcatgttgagcacaggcctcaggtccataagccaatcccaagactgccaaggtttccaggtcctgcatcagcacttggcttcttcaacatcaatggcttcagagcagacaacacgttcttcaatagctccaggaacccctactcaagggaaaggatatcatctgatcggttctggagctatcctcagtgaagctattactcttgcattctttacaaccaaggtcgcatcttcccacacaagcgccttgacgttgaagctatagctggtctgccctgtctagaagaagcattggattgcttcaagcaactGCGTCTGCTGCAATTTGTTACTgctgaagagcattggaatgaagagctgttgggtcacatcaaaggatacagcagagatccaaagacttgggtcctggagtggatgactggcaacgttcatcacgaagccaatgcatttgacatcattgagctcactggcttgcccactcctggcgatctcttcgagcaaggctgtcagctgcatgctgaagctattgagagcatctttcagcggccagaacctaatatgagtcaaatgctcagcatgatgaagccattgcctcaagatgctgagtatcccacagagttcttcgttgaagaccttgagtacctgcccagaaccatctatcacatcatcaggcgaactctctggcctatcaaagggcactctccaaatgccaagcttcagggtgcaatgaagactttggtcttctatatacttaatggcaaatgcttcaatgcacaggacttcttcatacgccaacttgctgcatcaggcattgatctgtttggtttgaagttctacgccccttgggtcatgcggctgatcaagctacactccgccatctcttATCAGCCCTCAACCCgtaaccatcggatcttcttgcctggcgtggacatgtctactgaagccatatattctgagcctgccaagcaacctctaagtcttcagaatgcagaacatcagagttttacacagaacgttgaaggcgttgaagcagtttctcgggtgtatcctttggctggcactacacgtgcaccacaccctgcttccactgaagccactgacagtgccactgcttcaagacccaagaagcgcactcgtgttctcaacgaccgagagcttcttgtggccctacatcagaaacaagataggcatcatgactggctgaagcgtcagatgaaaagcctcttggtggatgttaatcgcactcaaaatcttgccaccaagaatgctttcgttgcccatgaaacctgtcgctgcacatggaaagggctaacgatgatgctttctgaagctggtcttcaagaggatggcttcactgagagattcaagtttgactccacacctcctcgaagggatGTGCTGctgggaactccatcccttgaagactctgagttctcttcctctgctgccacagtcattgccagaattattgaggaagaagatgatgctacttcaccgccacctccttcagcacctccaagctcttctgcaccgccaaacaacatcaacaaccctgctacttcatctactcctcatgggaacgagtagatgctccatgtcttcaaacctttttggtcattactgacaaaaaggggagaagcatatgagattgatagtcttcaagcgggttcatatgggcgggtgccttatattttgcttcgtgcttacaactctcgttttttgctacatttggttcttatgagttgtaacacttaaactagatggtcgtctgctacttatttgccaccttgttttgcgaagataaattccgcatgtgcgacgataaattccgcacttagatcattctgcagtcgtccattttccattatgcatggcattatcttcatatactttcacatgcatagtggattgtcatcctaagttgaagtggatctccacaagtaccacctgccatgtgcatttgcattccaaaagcaaattaacttatatgcacatcttcagggggagcccttgcaacttatgaagacaattccgtATTCTTTAcagtttcacagattatattccccgttgagaacttcaactagtttgtcatcattcaccaaaaagggggagattgtaagtgcatctagtgccacccctagttggttttggagtattgacgacaaacctagttgacggactaatgtgtttgtgagaattgcagaataacacaggtagaagtccctcatgatttggttttactaccagagatgacccctaaaaatgtatgaagatattgaagtcaaaggtggtatatgaagatattcacattgaagactatgacaagagaggacacgatatgaagcctatggagctcgaagacttagatctttcgtagttctttttcttttgtgttgagtcataggaaccaccgtactgttaagtggggtccaagagaaccagtcagaatgactgaagtgatgcctaaaccaaaaacctatgtcttcgagtgaagacaatgagagcgaatcttgtccagagtcggacaagtcagctttgcttgtagcccaagtaaagttgtcgtgtgagtttgaaatctgaccgttggaacacgtgtcagttccttagtgaccccgggtcatttcggaaaaatcaggtcgggttgccaagtggctataaatagcccaccccctacaaccataaatggttggctgctcagattgaaagcacggcttttgtcatttgagagcaacccacctcgaagcctttgagagagaattccttgcgaggataaagacctaaccaccagagccagagagaattgggcatcacttaagtcttcttgtctgtgtgatctaaagacttattacacttgaggactgtgcatcctccagccggttaggcgtcgcgttctgagcatccaagagacattgtggattgccggtgaacgaagtctgtgaaggtttgggagtctaccttgaagacttaccagagtgattgggtgaggtctatgtgaccttagctcaaggagaatacggtgaggactgggtgtcctgagctgcgtgttcaggactgggtgtccgggactgtgtgtcctaaggtttaaatacctagccgctccaaccagacgtacagttgtcacagcaactggaactggtccaacaaatcattgtcttcaacgagtcactggtttcatcttcacttcactttacttactgttcctccttgtgaagtcattgtatgtttgctctatcatttgtcttcattgagtgactgcgtgttctgtttggcttcacaatatcttcctacctgatccttactacctagctgctattagtctttgtgctttcacttcattgaatacttgactatggtttgcctagtgtagtctaccttccgctgcatggtaataggtttaattttatcgtttgtcttcaaaactcccatgttctgaagactttcataaaaatcgcctattcacccccccccctctagtcgatataacgcactttcaatatcacctactgtcgcgttagggcacacctagcactgctcattggcatgtcatgcatcatcatgcatatgtttgcattataNNNNNNNNNNNNNNNNNNNNNNNNNNNNNNNNNNNNNNNNNNNNNNNNNNNNNNNNNNNNNNNNNNNNNNNNNNNNNNNNNNNNNNNNNNNNNNNNNNNNNNNNNNNNNNNNNNNNNNNNNNNNNNNNNNNNNNNNNNNNNNNNNNNNNNNNNNNNNNNNNNNNNNNNNNNNNNNNNNNNNNNNNNNNNNNNNNNNNNNNNNNNNNNNNNNNNNNNNNNNNNNNNNNNNNNNNNNNNNNNNNNNNNNNNNNNNNNNNNNNNNNNNNNNNNNNNNNNNNNNNNNNNNNNNNNNNNNNNNNNNNNNNNNNNNNNNNNNNNNNNNNNNNNNNNNNNNNNNNNNNNNNNgtttgcattatatttattgtttctcccctctcttctctcgttagacaccgagaccgacgccgcttctacctagtacgactacggtgttgacgacccatcCTTCTCTgccgagcttccaggcaagccccccccccccttgatcaacccgatatcgcctattccttctatctactacttgcattagagtactgaagcatgttactgctttcagttaatcatattctgctgcatagcctgtctttgctacttctgttgttacctttacctgcaatcctaaatacttagtataggatgctagtttatcatcagtggccctacattcttgtctgtctgccatgctatactatcaggacATGATCACTCGGGAGGCGATCACAGGTATATACTCTTATATAcgtaatatatgatacatgtggtgactaaagtcaggtcggatcgtagagtacccgtgagtgattcacggattgggggctaaaaggacatttgtcccgacgaccctctgggtggatctttgtggcggagcgacatggcaggttgagaccgcctaggagggaggtgggcctggcccctagtcggcgtccgtggttacatcaattaacatgcttaacgggatcttggtatttgatctgagtctggctacgagcctatacgcactaaccaactacgtgggaacagttatgggcactcgacatcgtggtatcaatcgaagccttcttgacgtcagcgactgagcggcgcgcgccggattggactggaacgcctgctcttgtattagggagtctaggtctgcttccggacgcactcgcaacatgcaggtgtgcaatgggcgatgggcccagacccgcGCTTAGGATTTTGACCGGCGTgccgacctctctgttgtgcctaggtagggctgcgccgTGTTGATCTTCCGAGCTGGGCATgaaccaggaaagtgtgtccgaccagagggatcgagcgtgttgggtaatgtggtgcacccctgcagggaagtttatctattcgaatagtcgtgtccctcggtaaaaagatgacccggagttgtaccccgaccttatgacaactagaaccggatacttaataaaacacaccctttcaagtgccagatacaacctagtgatcgctctctcacagggcgacgcggagaggatcgccgggtaggattatgctatgcgatgatacttggtgaacttaccagctactctcttctatctgcttcaagatggaggctgccagaagcgtaatctttgataggactagctatcctcttattttggcattctgcagttcagtccacggatactacccatttcattgataccaatgcatatgtagtgtagatccttgcttgcgactactttcgatgagtactcacggttgctttgctccccctttacCCCATTTTTTCCTTCTTCTCGgatgatgcaaccagatgatgaagttcaggagccagaggatcccgaggatgtttctacgtggagttcggcttcgaggagtagttaggaggtcccaggcaggaggccttgccttttcgatcgttgctattttttgtgctagccttctcaaggcaaacttgtttaacttatgtctgtactcagatagtgttgcttctgctgactcgtctatgatcaagcacttgtattcgagccctcgaggcccctgacttgtattatgatgcttgtagaacttatttatttttagagttgtgttgtgatatcttttcgtgagtctctgatcttgattgtacacgtttgcgtgtatgattagtgtacaattgaattggGAACGTCACATTAATGCACCATGGCGACTCTTAGGGAATGGTTAATAGTATAGTTGGATGTTGgctatatgttgttgttatgtCATCTATAGTCAATTTTATAGGCAAGACATATAATAGTTAGCTATAAATATATACTACTATGACTCACCTTACACTCTCACAGAGTTTCTAGGAGCATTGCTGCAGCTGGCTGTTAATCTACAGCCCGTTTATTTTCTCTCTCCTCCAACTCAACAAGAATACATTATTTAAATTCTTATAACCCACTTACATtatcttattatacttgctcttaccACCTTGCCGATTGCCACATGCAAGACTGTGAAAACCAAGAAAAGATGATGCATTATTTCTGGAATTATGTGTTAACTAGTGAAATGTGTTAACTAGTGAAATGCTCTTACCACCTTGTCTATTAGTGACCCTGGGTGAAGAATAAGTAATTCTTCAACCGGGTCGATCGACCGAGCGATGGTGTACATTTAACTAAACGGTCAGCCAATGTAATTTTACTTCAACACAAACGTTAGCTGGTCGCCCACCCCCCAGatgtcaaaaggaaaaaaaaaactagCCCACTCCCCCGGTTCGTTCCTCTCTCCCTCCGGCCCCGATGCTTCACATCTCGTCATTGCGGCGGAGGCAGCGGCAGCGACGGCACCGGACGGACGACCCGGCGGCGAGGACTACCTCTCTCGCGTGTGGAGTAGTTCCCTTTCCTCTCTCATGCGGTAGCAACTCGGAGGCGCCGTGGGCGGTGCAAGATCCGGGCGAGCTCGGCAGGACAACGGCGTTCTCCGGCGTCCCTCTCCAGCGTCGACGGTATTATCGCCAGTAAGACTAGCCTCCTCCTATTCTTCCCCTATCCTCCTCCATAAACTTCTGAATTTCTGGGGTT
This window contains:
- the LOC123127528 gene encoding uncharacterized protein isoform X5, coding for MLHISSLRRRQRQRRHRTDDPAARTTSLACGVVPFPLSCGSNSEAPWAVQDPGELGRTTAFSGVPLQRRRYYRQFEALGACGRLDRWHQQAPAGLGTTAGGYMVRGAHQWASTSGTWMASVGAMAFPF